The following are from one region of the Terriglobales bacterium genome:
- a CDS encoding LssY C-terminal domain-containing protein has translation MPPGSRKLGAEVDVGGQPAWTDTGLDIQPGDKITVTASGQVSYTGKSCGPEGLPRGWLDLIRSLPVNAAGTGALIGKIGSDGNEVPFLVGASKEITAARGGRLYLGLNQAGNDSAEGSFHARISIAPGKAAGAGPAAAAVKLDPELLRQIPRRVVDAQGNPGDMVNFLLVGPEEKVAAAFEAAGWVQVDRTNQEAVLHAVLATLSKEAYVQMPMSELYLFGRAQDYGLARAEPAVVVAQRHHLRLWKTPLTMNGQTVWAGAATHDLGFEKDQRTGGITHHIDPAVDDEREFVGQTLNATGLLSGLDHATPADPLQGDFQTATGGSFHSDGRVLILVLK, from the coding sequence GTGCCCCCGGGAAGCCGCAAGCTGGGAGCCGAGGTGGACGTGGGCGGCCAGCCGGCATGGACCGACACCGGCCTGGACATCCAGCCCGGCGACAAGATCACGGTCACCGCATCCGGGCAGGTGAGCTACACCGGCAAGAGTTGCGGGCCGGAGGGCCTGCCGCGGGGCTGGCTCGACCTGATCCGCTCGCTGCCCGTGAATGCGGCGGGCACCGGCGCGCTCATCGGCAAGATCGGCAGCGACGGCAACGAGGTGCCTTTCCTGGTGGGCGCGAGCAAGGAGATCACCGCCGCCCGCGGCGGGCGCCTCTACCTGGGCCTGAATCAGGCGGGCAACGATAGCGCCGAGGGCAGCTTCCACGCCAGGATCTCGATCGCGCCGGGGAAAGCGGCGGGCGCGGGCCCGGCGGCGGCGGCGGTCAAACTCGATCCCGAGTTGCTGCGCCAGATCCCGCGGCGGGTGGTGGACGCCCAGGGCAATCCCGGCGACATGGTCAACTTCCTGCTGGTGGGCCCGGAGGAGAAGGTCGCCGCGGCCTTTGAGGCGGCCGGGTGGGTGCAGGTGGACCGCACCAACCAGGAGGCGGTGCTGCACGCGGTGCTGGCCACGCTCAGCAAGGAAGCCTACGTGCAAATGCCCATGAGCGAGCTGTATCTGTTCGGGCGGGCGCAGGATTACGGCCTGGCGCGTGCCGAGCCGGCGGTGGTGGTGGCGCAGCGCCATCACCTGCGGTTGTGGAAGACGCCGCTCACCATGAACGGGCAGACGGTGTGGGCGGGCGCCGCCACCCACGATCTGGGCTTCGAGAAAGACCAGCGCACCGGGGGCATCACCCACCATATCGATCCCGCCGTGGACGACGAGCGCGAGTTCGTGGGCCAGACCTTGAATGCCACCGGGCTGCTGAGCGGGCTCGACCACGCCACTCCCGCCGACCCGCTCCAGGGCGACTTCCAGACCGCCACGGGTGGCAGCTTCCACTCCGACGGAAGAGTGCTGATCCTCGTGCTCAAGTAG